GTAGCAGCACCGCTCGCCGCACCTGGTAGGGGTGCGGATCGGTCAAAAGTCGATCCCCCAGTTGTTTTAGCGTTGTATCCCCGACCATCATCACCTCAGTCATCTGAACTGATGAGCAGGATATCGCCCTTCAAGGGTAGGTCAACTGCGAAGCGTGGCGAGGGTGTTCGTATGACGATAAAAGAGCGCGATCGTGGCGGTGGGCCGGCGTCGTCGGCTGGTCGGGGAGCTTAGCTCTTGGGAGGAAAGACCAGCTTCAATGCCCACTCGACCGAACCCAGGCGTTCGACCCAGGGACCTGTCACCACGGTATTCCAGTGCTCGCGAACCCAGTTTTCCGGCAGATTTGCCCGGGTGATCAGTTCGTGGCTGGTCAGGGCGACCACCCCCGAATCCGGATCCAGGAACGCCGGAAGCGTGGTCAGCATCAGCGTGATCTCTGGGGAAAGTCTGGCCAGAGCAATGGCATTTCGCCAGGCGTTGGCTTCGGCGTCGCTTCGTACGTGAGAGCACTCAAGGCGTAGGGATTCCACCGCCTGGCCAGCGGCACGTTCTAGCAGAGCGCGGACACTGCACTGGAGGGCACGGGCGATCTCGGGGAGGCGATCTTCGGGAGGAGGTTGTCGCTCCCATCGGGAGATCGTCATTTTTGAGACGCCGATCGCGTCGGCCAGCTCTTGTTGCGTGAGTCCGCGCTGCGTCCTGATGTCTCGGATGGCGAGGCTTAACATGAGCAATGGCCTGGGAAATCTGGCGAGGAGGAACGCGCGGGCACCGGATCTCGATAGTACGCAGGTCCTGATAAAGCAACCGTCCTTTGACATGTAACGTTACTAACGGTACATGTGTTCAGGTCCGACGCCTTCGGGTCAGATGGGCAATGACACTGTCTTCATATCAGGTGCGCTGAAGGAGGATTTATGACGAGGAGACACAAGGCAAGGGTGAGCCCGCGGTCGCTGGCTGAGGTTCGGAGGGCCCGGGGCTGGACGCAGCGTGAACTCGCCGCGCAGCTCGGGGTCTGCAGTACAACGGTGAGTGTCTGGGAGCGGCGAGGATTGCCGGCCACTCGTCTCACTCAGGTGGCGGAGCTTTTGGGGGTGGACAGCGCCGAGCTGCTGGCGGGTCAGCCACGGGCTCCGCGCTCCCAGCCGAGGGCCTCCTGGGTGCCGGCCGGACAGCTGGCCCATGCGCGGATGGAACGCGATGCGTTACGCCGGGCCTACGAGGAGCTTTCCGAGGATCTCAACGCCACGATCGTGGTGTTGGCCGATGCGCTGGAGTTTTACGCGGACTACGGCAGCTACATGTTGGCCGACGAGTCACGGCTTCGCCTGCATCGCGGGGGATATCGGCGCGCGATTCTGGAGGACGGTGGTTTGCGAGCTCGTCAGGCCCTGGGAGAAGATCTCTGAGGGGGGCAGGCTCATCATCAAGAAACGAAAAACCCCCGAAGTCTTTGGGCTTCGGGGGTTACGAACTTGGCACCCCGGGCGGTACTTGCCACCCGGAGGGCTCGTAAGTTGTTGATTTTATTGAAGCGGGTGATGGGATTTGAACCCACGACCTTCAGCTTGGGAAGCTGACACTCTACCACTGAGTTACACCCGCGAAGGTTCAGGTAGGATAAGCGACCTACTCCGGACGTCAAGTTTAAAGTGCAGGGTCAGGAGACAAGATCGGAGATTTCGCGCAGCGTGTTCCCGGCAGCCTCTCGGAGTGCGTGGCTGAGGGTGTCTCGGCTCAAAAGCTCGTTGAGGGTCTGGTGGGCCTGGTCGCCATGTCCCAGATCCCGTTCGCAGAGCGCGATCTGGTAGGTGGCGGCGTCTGCGGCCTCCGGGTCGTCGGTGGCCTGTCGGAACTCGTCGAGCGCTTCGTTAAAAAGCCCCATCTCGCGGTAGGCGATGCCCAGCTCCATGTTGGAGTTGACCACGGTGGAGAAGTCGGGGGCCGGGACCTTGCCGGTGGGGTTGGCCGCGCTGGGGTTGAACTTCTGTGAGAGGCTGCGCGCCCCAAAGGGGTTGTCGGCCGCGCCCAGGCCGCCGCGCACCTGCATCAGCTGGGCGCGGCGCTTGGCCAGGCCCGGGTGATGCGGGTTCTGCGCTTCGAAGGCGGTGAGGGCCTCGGCAGCCTCGTCGGTGAGCCCCTGTTGGATGAAGAAGTCGATCTCGGCCATTTCTCCCATCGGGTCGTCGCCGCCAATGTTGACGTCGCCCCCGGAGACCATGTCGCCGAAGAGGTCCTCGAAGATGTCGTCGGCTTCCACATCGGCGAAGAGGGCGTTGACGCTGGGGGCATCTGCGACCGGCGCGTCGTCGAGGGCCGAGAAGTCGAGGGCGTCGAGGTCGGCCACATCGTGGCCCAGCTCCATCTCGACCACGTCGTCGGTCTCAAAGGCCAGCTCATCGTCGGAGACCACGCTGGAGGCGGCGCCGACCTCATCGAAGAGGCCGATGTCGATCTCCTGGATGTCGGAGAGCTCCAGGGACTCCACATCGTCGAAATCATCGAAATCTTCGATGTCTTCGAAATCACCAAACTCTTCGATGCTCTCGATGTCGCCCATCGAGAGGGGGTCGGCGGCGTCGGTGGGCTGGTCGAGGCCGGTCTCCAGGGCCTCGTTGGCGGTGCCAAAAGCCGAATCCAGCGTCTCCAGCGCGGCGCTCACCGCGTCGGGAGCGTCGAACTCTTCGGAGGGAGGCAGAAAATCGACCACCGAGTCGTCGAGGAAGAGAAGATCGTCTTCGTCGTCGGGGGGTAAGGGCTCGACAAACTCGTCGATGCGCTCGACGTCGACCTGGACGGTGCCCGGCTCCTCGGTGGCGTCGACGACTTCGAGGGCGTCGATGGAGATCTCGGCGATGTCGTCGCTGGTCGGCGGCGTCGTGAGATCCAGTCCCAGGGCCTGCGCGCGGACGTGCACGGCCCGCGGGTTGGGCGCGACCTCCAGGGCCTCATGCAGGAAGTCGTAGGCGCGCAGCGGGGTGTCGACGGTGAGCTCGGCCAGGGTGATCAGCGTGCGGTACGCGCTCTGCCGATCCCCGGTGGCACGCGCCAGATCGAGGAGCTGCTGATGGGCCACCAGGCTTTGAGGGGAGCGCTCCAGCGCGGCGTTGATCGCGGCGATGGCTTTGTCGTAGAGGCCGTACTTCAAAAAGACCTGACACTCGCTGAGCATCTGCCGGACTTCGCTTTCGCTGACCGGCTGGCGTGGGAGCGGCTCGATCTCCACGAGCTCCGGGGCGCTCTCTTCGTCGAGAAACTCCACCTCGTTGGTGATGTCGACAAAGGCCTCCTCCGAGGAGGTCTGCGGCGCCGGCGCGGTTGCGGTCGGAGCCGAGGGCGCGGTCGGAGCCGAGGGCGCCGGGGTTGGCACCGACGAGGCGTAGGCGGCCGGGGCCAGGGCCGGCTCGGGCTCGTCATCGAGAAACTCGATGTCGTCGAGCTCGTCGAGATCGTCGTCGAGAAACTCGACCTGGTCCGTCTCGTAGGCCGGCACCGGGGTGTGCTGCGCCGCGCGCCGCGCGCCGCTCTCCTGGGAGGATGCCCCCGCACCCAGGGCCTCGCGGGCCCGGGCGTTGGAGGGATCGAGGCGCGCGATACGACGCCAGACATTGGAGGCATCGGCCTCTCGGTGGGCCGCAGTGTAGAGCGCGGGCAGCGAGAGGAGCACCAGGACGGCTTTGTCATCACGCCCGAGGCGCTCGAAGGTGTCGCCGAGCATCTCCAGGGTTTCGATATCTTCGGGAAGCTCCCGAAAGAGCATCTGCAGGTGCTGCAGGGCGCTTTGCTCGTCGCGGCGATCCAGGTGCAGGCGCACGACCCGCTTGCGCAGGTCGTGGCGTTGCGGGGTCAAAAAGAGCATGCGCTCCAGCACCTGCAAGAGCTCGTCGTGACGCCCCTCGTCATCGAGTTTGGTGGCGCAGAAGCTAAAGGCATCCAGCGCCTGATCGTTGAGACCATCGCGGGTGTAGCGTTCGGCCAGTTGAATGCGCAGGCCCACATCCTCGGCGTCGATGCGGACCATGTGTTCGAGCATCTGACGCTGCCGCTCGGCGTCACCGGCCTCTTTGTACATGCGCTGGGCCTGATGAAAGGAGCGCAGCGCGTCTTTGAGCCGGCCCAGCCGGAAGTAGCACTCACCGATGGCGTGATGCAGGGCCACGTCGTCCTGATCCAGGCGTTGGGCCTGTTTGTAGACGGCGATGGCCTTCTCGTACATGTCCTGCTGGGCGTAGCGGTCGGCCACGGTTTTGTACGAGGTGAGCGCCTCCTCGATCCGATCGAGTTTGACGTAGAGGTCGCCGCATTTCAGCAGCGCGCGAAGATCGGAGGGATCGTCTTCGGCCAGGAGCACATACTCCTTGAGGGCCTTATCCCAGTTGCCCTTGCGGATGTGTTTCTGAGCCGCGGTGAGCACTTTGTTACGGTTGATCGACACGAGGAACCCTGGCTCGTCGTCAGACGGGAAAGCCCCCGGCCCGGTCTCTATGGCCGCCCGGGTACAGGTCTTGAGGGCTTTGAGGAGGAGGGCCCCGACAAAAAGGGGCCCGGCGTAGTACATCCGGGGCCGATGGGCGCTCGCCCACCGGCCCCACGTCCGACACAAAGCTTAAGCCGGACGATTTATTTTCGAGGCGTTATTTGTTGACGCGCTCCACAAATTCGCCGGTGCGGGTATCGACCTTCACGAACTGGCCCATCTCCAGGTAGAGCGGGGCCTGAACGACGTGGCCGGTCTCCAGCGTGGCGGGCTTGGTGGCGCCCTGCGCGGTGTCGCCTTTGAAGCCCGGATCGGTCTGGGTGACTTCCAGGATCACAAAGGTGGGCGGCTCCACGCTGATCGCGTTGCCGTTGTGGAAGAGCACATCCACTTCCAGGTTGTCTTTGAGGAAGGGAATGACGTCGCTGACGGCATCTTTGCTCAGGCGAAGCTGCTCGTAGGTGTCGGTGTCCATAAACACGTAATGGACGTCTTCGGGGTAGAGGTACTGCATGGTGCGCGATTCGAGGTTGGGCGTATCGACCTTGTCACCGCTGCGGTAGGTCTGATCCAGGACGCGACCGGAAACCAGGCTCTTGATGCGGGTTTTTACAAAGGCCACACCTTTGCCGGGCTTGACGTGCTGGCAGTCGATGATGACGTAGGGCTCACCATCGACCTCGATTTTAAGGTTTTTACGAAAGTCCTGGGTGCTGATCATGGAGTCGCTCTCAGTGCTGGGTCGGTCCCTTCATTCAGGGGCGTCGTCGGGTGGAGAGGGGAGATTCTGACGCATGCTCCCGGCGCCAACGCGCCGGGAGCCTCATCAAAAGCCCCGAGCCTTTCAAAACGTGTGGGGCGGTCGGGTGACCGCGCGGTGGCGCCCAATCAGCGCATCTCGCGCTCCACAAAGGGGGAGATCAGCCGCAACATGGTCTGGCCACGGTTGACGTTCCCTTCCACGGAGAGGGCGAGAATAAGCAGATATTCCTCGGCGACCACCTTGGCCAGCGCCGTGATCGTGCCGGCGGTGATGCTCACCTCGTTGACCTCGCCCACATCGTAGATCTGCAGGCGACGAAACTTGTCGAGGAGGTTGCTCAGTTCAATGGCCACCGCGCTCATTTGTGGCAGCTCTTCGTCTTTGTAGACGCTGTCAATCGGGATGCCGTCAAAGCCAATGAGCAGGCAGCCGATGGCGCCCTCGACGTTGTTGACCACACTGGTCAACTTTTGCTTGAACATGAAACCTCCAGAAGTGGCAAACCCCTCGGCCTGGCCCGGCCAGGAGTGCTCGCGGCGGTTGGACGGGGCAACTTTCCAACAGAGGGGCGTTCAAGGTCAAGAGCCTACCGCGTGCGCCGGGCCGCTGTACAGCCGCTAACGCGCCGCGTAAGGCGGGGTTCGTTGCTTGAGGACGCGCCGCTATGATACCACCGGCGCCCCTGAGTGCCCTGCGCGCGCTTTGGATGTGTTTTACCGAAGGAGCGCCCTGCTTTAGGCGACGCGCGCGCCTGCACGTGTGGCTCGGAGGGGAGAGGTGAACGTAAGGACGATCCGCAGCGGATCGTTTCGAGCACAGGCGGCCCGGCGCCGCGGTGAGGATAGCATGATGGCGAGAGTCGTTGCCGCGTTGGTCGTGGCCATGAGTGCGGTGTTGGTGATCGGGAGCGCGGGCAACCTGGGCATCTGGGAGCCCTGGGAGTCGGGGGCGGTGCGTCTGGCGATGGAGGTCGACGCCGAGGCCCCGGTCGAGGAGGAGGGCGCCGAGGCTGAGGCCGCCAGAGAACCCGCCGCGACGCCGGATGAGGGACGCTTCTCGGGGCTGCGGCTCTGGCTCTTAAGCTCTCAGGTCGATGCACAGCCGGTGGTGGAGTCTGGCGAGATCGGTCGGGCCGAGCGCAGCGCCCGCGCGCCGGTGATGATCATGGGGCTTTTGCTCCTGCTCGGGGTCTGGCTCTGGACGCGCCGCTTTCTCGGGGAGCGCGCCGGCGCGATGAGCGCGGTGGTGCTGGCGACGACGCCGGCGATGATCCTGGGGGCGATCTTTGTGTCGGGACCCATGGCGCTGATGTTCACCAGCTCGCTGGCGGTGCTGGGGTTGCTGGCCGTGGCGCTGACGTCGCAGGCGCGGCGTGAGGCCTCGGAGGAGACCTCGGGCCTGAAGCTCTCGGCGGCCGACTACGGCTGGCTGGGCATGGGCGCGGCCACGCTGGCGCTGGCGGTGTGGGAGGCCGGCGTCGTGGGCCTGGCCCTGCCGGTGCTCACCCTGGGGCTGGTCGCGCTGCTGGAGTGGCGCGCCCGCGGGGGCGGTCGCCCGGTGGGGCGCGTGTTGCTCCATTGGCCGGGGCTTGTGTGGGTGGCGCCGGCCCTGGTGACGCTGGTGCTTTTGGGCCAGGAGCAGGGCTTTGGCCACCTCTTAAGCCAGATGGCGTTTGCCGAAGACGTGAACGCATCGGGGACCTTCGCCTGGTGGCTGCGCCAGATTGGGTTTGGGTTCTTCCCCTGGTTTGCGCTCTCGTTTGCGGCCTACGGCTACATGAGCTGGCGCCTTGCTGGCGAGTCGGAGGGCGATGGCGAGCCGGTTGATGTGGGGAGTGCCGCGATCGCGCGGGTGCTGATGCTCTGGCCGGCGGTGGCCTTTGTGGTCATGGTGATCGGCGGGCGCTGGGGCCACGCCAGCTACGCGGCCTTTGTGCCGCTGGCGCTGGGCGTGGGCTGGGCGCTCTCGGATCGGCGCTACTGGGATGAGCTGCGCCTGAAGCCTCAGCTCTACCTCCTGATCGCGCTCAGCGTGATCTTTGTGGTCATGATGCTGGGCAAAGATCTGGAGCGCTTCCCGCCGCGCCTGGTCGAGTTGGTGACCGGCGGACAGGATGAGCTGGGCCTTGGCGAGGACTACGAGCTGGGGCGCGCGCTCAAGCTGTGGAAGTACGGGTATGTGGCGCTGCTGGCGGCCTATTTTGCCGGGGCGCTGAGCTGGCTGGTCTTTGCCTGGCGCGATCTCAAGGTGTTCTGGGCCTGGCTGGGGCGCAGCTGGCGCACCTGGCGCGGCAAGGAGGAGGCGCCACAGCGTCAGGAGCCGGTGAGCGAGGCCGCCGAGGTGGCGTTGGAGAGCCCTGGCGAGGTGCGTGCGGCCGAGCGCGAGGCCTTCCGCCAGGGCTCGGGGCCGCTGCAGCGCCTGGCGGCCTTTGCCGAAGGGTATCGAGGCCTGGTGATCGTGGCCACGCTCGGGGCGCTGAGCTGGGCCCTGCTTCTGGTCGGGGTGTTTTTGCCCGATCTCGATTCTAACCTCTCCAACCGCAAGGTCGTGGCCAGCTATCTGGAGGTGCGTCAGGACGATGAGCCCCTCTTGCGTTATGGCTTCGACGCCAGCGACTCCGACTTCTATGTGCGGGGGCTGGAGTCGATCGCCCACGCCCGCGCGTTCAATGCGCGTTTTGCGGATGAGGAGCGCTTCTTTGCGCTGATCCCCCGCGATCGCCTGGCCGCGGTGCACTCCGATGTGCGTCGTGCCCATAAGGCCGACCTGGTGGTGGTCGATAACAGCTCATCGACGATGGTGCTGGTGAGCAACCAGCTGGGCCCGGGCGAAGTCGATCAGAGCCCGCTGGCCGGCGTGCTGCTCGACGCGCTGCCCGAGAGCGCCTCGCCGATCACCGTGGAGAATACGCCGGGCGAGTCGCCGGAGTTTAATCGGCAGATCGCGCTGATCGGTTATGAGCTCAACAAGAAGGGCGCTGAGGGGCAGCCGCCGGTGTACGCCTGGGGCGAAGAGCTGGAGATGACCCTCTACTTCGAGACTCTGCGGCGAGTGACCAGCGATCAGGAGATCTTCGTGCATATCGACACTCCCGGAAATCGCATCGGGGCGGATCACGATCCGGTGGGCGGTCATTACCCGACCAACCGCTGGCTGGAGGGCGATATCGTGAGCGATCGCCACAGCCTGACCATCGATCGCTACTCGACGCCCGGGACCTACACCATCTGGATGGGCTTTTACCGGGGTGAGAAGCGCATGCAGGTCACCCCGCGTAAGGGCCAGGATGGCCAGAACCGGGTGAAGGTGGCCACGATTGAGATTGAGGCGTTCTGATGCGGGTGAAGCAGGTGCTTTTCTGGGGGGTGTTGGCGGGATGGATGACGTTGGGAGCGGTGGCCGCGGCTCAGCCGGAGCCACCGGCTCCGGCGCCGGAATCGGGCGCCGAGGCCTGCGAGGTCGAGGCGATCGAGGGGGGCGTGCGCTGCGTGGCCGCGGGGCAGGTGGTGGCCGAGGTGGTGCACCCCGCGCTCTACGGGGCTCCGGGGCGCTACCGTGAAAACCAGGGCGGTCGCCTGCCGGTGGGGCCGGTGCGCCTGGGAGGGCGTGCCTACTACGGGGTGCGCGCCGAGCTGCTGGCCTTTGATGTGGAGGCCCGGGCGGTGGTGGAGCGCGTGGCGTTGCCGGCGCCGCTGGTGGCGATGGAGCGGGTCGAGGGAGAGCCCCCCGCGCTCCGACTGACCCTGGCCGGCGATCCCCCCACCGAGCTTCGATACACCCCTGGCGAGGCGGTGGCCTGGGGCGGGCCCTGGCGCTGGTCGGAGACCCTGGGCGCGATGCAGGACGCGATGTGGCTCCCGGAGGTTGATCTGGCCCGGGAGCCCGGCGCCGTCTCGGTGCCCGACCCCGACGCGCTGAGCCCGGGCCCGGGCGACTCGGCGTTGCTCCAGGCCATGGAGGCCCGGGCTCGGGGGGACCGCACCAACCTTTATTTTGATCTCTACCGGGCCGAGGCCTTGCTGCGCCTGGAGCGCCACGCCCCGGCGGTGCGCGCGGCCAACGACGCGGCCAACGCCCCGGCGCCCTGGTACGACCTCTTGCGCGCGAGCATGAGGCTGCACTACCGCGGGCTGCACGCCCCGGCCGAGCGGGCCTTTGAACGGGCGCTGATCGCGATGGTGGAGGCCGGCGTGCGCCCCGAGGCCCTGACCAGCCCGGTGGCCCTGAGCTTTGCCACGCTCTGGAGTCGCGATCTGATGGACTCCCTGGCCAGCCACGAGCCCGGGAGTGCCGGGGAGGGGCCCGGGGAGCACGCGCCGGTGGTCAGCGCTGTCGAGCTGCTGCAACGCCTGGAGACCATCGCGCCCAACGCCGAGGGGCTGCCGGCTGCCCGGCGCGCGCTGGGGCTCTTGCCCGTGGCTCAGGCCGGTCCCGCCGCGGTGGTGGAGCGGGCGGTGCGCCAGGTCGATCAGCACCTGGCCCTGGGGCTGGGGCTCTTGCTGGCCCTGCTGGGCGGCGGCGCGGTGGTGGGGCTGGGGCGCGGCCAGAGCCGCCGCCGCGTGGTGGGCGATGGGTTGATGTTTGGTGCGTTGCTCGCCATGAGCTTCTGGAACCTGGGGGAACTCGGGCGTCTGGCGCAGCAGGCGTCGGTGGTGTGGGCGATGCCCGATGTGGTGGGCAGCGACGCGCTGACGAGCCCCGAGGCCCGGGCCTGGCTCCAGGCGCTGGAGCCCTCCGGGGAGCGCGCCCAGCTGCTGGAGGTCTCCGGGGCCACGAGCCAGGCCCGGGCCCGGGGCGATCAGCCTCAGGCCCTGCTGGAAGGCCACACGCAGACGATGCTCGTGGGTGACGCGCTCCTGGCGCATCTTCAGGCCACCGCCATTGAGTCGCCGGCTGAGCTGGAGAGTTCGCCGGCGGTGCGCGAGGAGTTCGGCTGGCTGGACGCGGTGCGGGCCCTGGACTTAAGGGGGAGCCGCGGCGCGCTGGTGGCCGGCGGACTCC
This window of the Lujinxingia litoralis genome carries:
- a CDS encoding tetratricopeptide repeat protein codes for the protein MSINRNKVLTAAQKHIRKGNWDKALKEYVLLAEDDPSDLRALLKCGDLYVKLDRIEEALTSYKTVADRYAQQDMYEKAIAVYKQAQRLDQDDVALHHAIGECYFRLGRLKDALRSFHQAQRMYKEAGDAERQRQMLEHMVRIDAEDVGLRIQLAERYTRDGLNDQALDAFSFCATKLDDEGRHDELLQVLERMLFLTPQRHDLRKRVVRLHLDRRDEQSALQHLQMLFRELPEDIETLEMLGDTFERLGRDDKAVLVLLSLPALYTAAHREADASNVWRRIARLDPSNARAREALGAGASSQESGARRAAQHTPVPAYETDQVEFLDDDLDELDDIEFLDDEPEPALAPAAYASSVPTPAPSAPTAPSAPTATAPAPQTSSEEAFVDITNEVEFLDEESAPELVEIEPLPRQPVSESEVRQMLSECQVFLKYGLYDKAIAAINAALERSPQSLVAHQQLLDLARATGDRQSAYRTLITLAELTVDTPLRAYDFLHEALEVAPNPRAVHVRAQALGLDLTTPPTSDDIAEISIDALEVVDATEEPGTVQVDVERIDEFVEPLPPDDEDDLLFLDDSVVDFLPPSEEFDAPDAVSAALETLDSAFGTANEALETGLDQPTDAADPLSMGDIESIEEFGDFEDIEDFDDFDDVESLELSDIQEIDIGLFDEVGAASSVVSDDELAFETDDVVEMELGHDVADLDALDFSALDDAPVADAPSVNALFADVEADDIFEDLFGDMVSGGDVNIGGDDPMGEMAEIDFFIQQGLTDEAAEALTAFEAQNPHHPGLAKRRAQLMQVRGGLGAADNPFGARSLSQKFNPSAANPTGKVPAPDFSTVVNSNMELGIAYREMGLFNEALDEFRQATDDPEAADAATYQIALCERDLGHGDQAHQTLNELLSRDTLSHALREAAGNTLREISDLVS
- the efp gene encoding elongation factor P, whose amino-acid sequence is MISTQDFRKNLKIEVDGEPYVIIDCQHVKPGKGVAFVKTRIKSLVSGRVLDQTYRSGDKVDTPNLESRTMQYLYPEDVHYVFMDTDTYEQLRLSKDAVSDVIPFLKDNLEVDVLFHNGNAISVEPPTFVILEVTQTDPGFKGDTAQGATKPATLETGHVVQAPLYLEMGQFVKVDTRTGEFVERVNK
- a CDS encoding ArnT family glycosyltransferase, encoding MARVVAALVVAMSAVLVIGSAGNLGIWEPWESGAVRLAMEVDAEAPVEEEGAEAEAAREPAATPDEGRFSGLRLWLLSSQVDAQPVVESGEIGRAERSARAPVMIMGLLLLLGVWLWTRRFLGERAGAMSAVVLATTPAMILGAIFVSGPMALMFTSSLAVLGLLAVALTSQARREASEETSGLKLSAADYGWLGMGAATLALAVWEAGVVGLALPVLTLGLVALLEWRARGGGRPVGRVLLHWPGLVWVAPALVTLVLLGQEQGFGHLLSQMAFAEDVNASGTFAWWLRQIGFGFFPWFALSFAAYGYMSWRLAGESEGDGEPVDVGSAAIARVLMLWPAVAFVVMVIGGRWGHASYAAFVPLALGVGWALSDRRYWDELRLKPQLYLLIALSVIFVVMMLGKDLERFPPRLVELVTGGQDELGLGEDYELGRALKLWKYGYVALLAAYFAGALSWLVFAWRDLKVFWAWLGRSWRTWRGKEEAPQRQEPVSEAAEVALESPGEVRAAEREAFRQGSGPLQRLAAFAEGYRGLVIVATLGALSWALLLVGVFLPDLDSNLSNRKVVASYLEVRQDDEPLLRYGFDASDSDFYVRGLESIAHARAFNARFADEERFFALIPRDRLAAVHSDVRRAHKADLVVVDNSSSTMVLVSNQLGPGEVDQSPLAGVLLDALPESASPITVENTPGESPEFNRQIALIGYELNKKGAEGQPPVYAWGEELEMTLYFETLRRVTSDQEIFVHIDTPGNRIGADHDPVGGHYPTNRWLEGDIVSDRHSLTIDRYSTPGTYTIWMGFYRGEKRMQVTPRKGQDGQNRVKVATIEIEAF
- a CDS encoding helix-turn-helix domain-containing protein; translation: MSKDGCFIRTCVLSRSGARAFLLARFPRPLLMLSLAIRDIRTQRGLTQQELADAIGVSKMTISRWERQPPPEDRLPEIARALQCSVRALLERAAGQAVESLRLECSHVRSDAEANAWRNAIALARLSPEITLMLTTLPAFLDPDSGVVALTSHELITRANLPENWVREHWNTVVTGPWVERLGSVEWALKLVFPPKS
- a CDS encoding helix-turn-helix domain-containing protein gives rise to the protein MTRRHKARVSPRSLAEVRRARGWTQRELAAQLGVCSTTVSVWERRGLPATRLTQVAELLGVDSAELLAGQPRAPRSQPRASWVPAGQLAHARMERDALRRAYEELSEDLNATIVVLADALEFYADYGSYMLADESRLRLHRGGYRRAILEDGGLRARQALGEDL